A genomic region of Plasmodium malariae genome assembly, chromosome: 14 contains the following coding sequences:
- the PmUG01_14065500 gene encoding conserved Plasmodium protein, unknown function: MLWKHFSRIPHELLGKGGLKKLALKVSVIKETFKIVLDLICRSYSTTILNKSTTKFINLYTKYIYNNVFAILCNNTYYKISNYKQPISNFFLRNKIINRKLERIKITTYEDKIIKKKGNAVKNKTNIYTEEIYENNPSEHYIIDLYNNETHLEPEYSSSFFLNNQISTCESNYNTTQSSDDSRTNENDDLYSSSYLENGMLSYETLEYDEDEANESIKNCYLYNGYTNATTYKNSEEYKFLKNRLNDKKRDFVNIAIDVSSQCYDHQGEDEQSESGSCNSSKREKNLENSDKEIKEIYKKKRRKKKRKIYEIYNTETTVEQNMYCANYLNEYYSSSYDCTSEESDNISRNDSADNDFHDNYSADVFENDCLCHYSAHSYDTIHST; this comes from the coding sequence ATGCTATGGAAACATTTTTCAAGGATACCACATGAATTATTGGGAAAAGGaggattaaaaaaattagccTTGAAAGTTAGTGTAATTAAggaaacatttaaaatagttTTGGATCTTATATGCAGGAGTTACTCTACCACAATCTTAAATAAATCTACAAccaaatttattaatttatatactaaatatatatataataatgtatttgcaattttgtgtaataatacatattataaaattagcaATTACAAACAACCtataagtaatttttttttaagaaacaaaattatcaatagaaaattagagcgcataaaaattacaacatacgaagataaaataataaaaaaaaaaggtaatgcagtgaaaaataaaacaaatatatatacagaagagatatatgaaaataatccAAGTGAGCATTATATAATTGAcctatataataatgaaacaCATTTAGAACCTGAATATAGTAgttctttctttttaaataatcaaaTTTCCACATGTGAATCGAATTATAACACAACACAATCTAGCGATGATAGTAGAACtaatgaaaatgatgatTTATATAGCAGCTCCTATTTAGAAAATGGAATGTTATCTTATGAGACGTTAGAATATGATGAGGACGAAGCAAatgaaagtataaaaaattgcTATTTATATAATGGGTATACAAATGCAACTACTTATAAAAATTCTGAAgagtataaatttttaaagaatcgTTTAAACGACAAAAAAAGggattttgtaaatatagcGATAGACGTTTCATCACAGTGTTACGACCATCAAGGGGAAGATGAACAAAGCGAAAGTGGAAGTTGCAACAGCAGCAAACGAGAGAAAAACTTGGAAAACAGtgataaagaaataaaagagatatataaaaaaaaaagaagaaaaaaaaaaagaaaaatatatgagaTTTATAACACAGAAACAACAGTAGAGCAAAATATGTACTGTGCAAATTATTTAAACGAGTATTATTCATCTTCATATGATTGTACTAGTGAAGAAAGCGATAATATTAGTAGGAATGATTCTGCAGATAATGACTTTCACGACAATTATTCCGCAGATGTATTTGAAAATGATTGTTTATGTCATTACAGTGCCCACAGTTATGACACTATTCACAGtacataa